Proteins encoded together in one Mugil cephalus isolate CIBA_MC_2020 chromosome 16, CIBA_Mcephalus_1.1, whole genome shotgun sequence window:
- the nploc4 gene encoding nuclear protein localization protein 4 homolog, which produces MADAIIIRVQSPDGMKKIPATKRETAAAFLKKVAKEFGFNSNGFSVYVNRDKTGEVVSQNKALSLLKIKHGDMLFLFPSASSSSSSSGEVMDTATPHTSSSLPSVSSSSSSSSHSSSSSSSMIPRSFSAPQVQEDEIDQYLAKQDGKIYRNKDPQLCRHSALGKCVHCVPLEPFDEDYLNHLDPPVKHMSFHAYLRKLTGGADKGKFAALENISCKIKSGCEGHPPWPEGICTKCQPSAITLNRQKYRHVDNIMFENHTIADRFLDFWRKTGSQRMGYLYGRYTEHTDIPLGVRAEVAAIYEPPQNATQNSLELVDDPKAAAVDEIAAKLGLCKVGWIFTDLLSEDTRIGTVRYTRNQDSHYLSAEECITAGHFQNKYSNPCRLSRDGHFGSKFVTVVATGGPDNQVHFEGYQVSNQCMALVRDDCLLPCKDAPELGFAKESCPEQYVPDVFYKDKDKFGNDVTFLARPLPVEYLIIDITTTFPKDPQYTFSSTQRFPIENREILGETQDFHSLATYLSQCTSTSFLDIVSDFHLLLFLVTNEVMPLGDSIGLLLDAVKTSNEDLAQTWKKSEQWATIEQLCSTVGGQPSSSLGYGAMGGGGPSAPASSSAMWSCLHCTFMNQPGTEHCEMCSLPRS; this is translated from the exons ATCATCAGGGTACAATCCCCAGACGGGATGAAGAAGATCCCTGCTACCAAGAGGGAAACCGCCGCTGCTTTCCTGAAAAAG GTGGCCAAAGAGTTTGGGTTCAACTCCAACGGGTTCTCTGTGTACGTGAACCGCGACAAGACCGGAGAGGTGGTTTCCCAGAACAAAGCGCTGAGTCTGCTGAAGATCAA GCACGGCGACATGTTGTTCCTGTTCCCttcggcctcctcctcctcctcctcctccggggAGGTGATGGACACGGCCACCCCGCACACGTCCTCCTCGCTACCGtccgtctcctcctcgtcctcctcgtcgtcgcactcttcctcgtcgtcctcctccatgATCCCTCGCTCCTTCTCGGCTCCCCAGGTCCAGGAGGACGAGATCGATCAGTATCTGGCCAAGCAGGACGGGAAGATCTACAGGAACAAAGACCCTCAGCT ATGTCGCCATAGTGCCCTTGGAAAGTGTGTGCACTGTGTACCGTTAGAG cctTTTGACGAAGACTACCTGAATCACCTGGACCCGCCAGTGAAGCACATGTCATTCCACGCGTACCTTCGCAAGCTGACGGGCGGCGCCGACAA GGGGAAGTTTGCAGCTCTGGAGAACATCAGCTGTAAGATAAAGTCGGGCTGCGAGGGCCACCCCCCCTGGCCCGAGGGCATCTGCACCAAGTGTCAGCCCAGCGCCATCACCCTCAACAGACAG AAATACAGACACGTGGACAACATCATGTTTGAGAACCACACCATCGCCGACCGCTTCCTGGACTTCTGGAGGAAGACGGGCAGCCAGCGGATGGGCTACCTGTACGGCCGGTACACGGAGCACACGGACATCCCGCTGGGCGTCCGCGCCGAGGTGGCCGCCATCTACGAGCCCCCGCAG AACGCCACCCAGAACAGCCTGGAGCTGGTGGACGACCCCAAAGCTGCAGCCGTGGACGAAATCGCCGCCAAACTGGGGCTGTGCAAG GTGGGCTGGATCTTCACGGACCTGCTGTCTGAGGACACGAGGATAGGAACCGTCCGCTACACCAGGAACCAG GACTCTCACTACCTGAGTGCGGAGGAGTGCATCACGGCCGGACACTTCCAGAACAAATACTCGAACCCCTGCAGACTTTCCCGAGACGGACACTTCGGGTCCAAGTTTGTGACGGTGGTGGCGACAG GTGGTCCAGATAACCAGGTGCACTTTGAAGGCTaccaggtgtccaaccagtgcATGGCTCTGGTGAGGGACGACTGTCTCCTGCCCTGCAAAGACGCCCCCGAGCTGGGCTTCGCTAAGGAGTCCTGTCCCGAGCAGTACGTCCCGGACGTCTTCTACAAG GACAAAGACAAGTTTGGAAACGACGTCACGTTTCTGGCTCGGCCGCTTCCTGTCGAGTATCTGATCATAGAC ATAACAACAACTTTCCCAAAGGACCCACAGTACACGTTCTCCTCCACACAACGCTTCCCCATCGAGAACCGCGAGATCCTGGGAGAGACACAA gatTTCCACAGCTTAGCGACGTACCTGTCTCAGTGCACGTCCACCTCATTCCTGGACATCGTGTCCGACTTCCACCTGCTGCTCTTCCTCGTCACCAACGAAGTGATGCCTCTGGGA gACAGCATCGGGCTGCTGCTGGACGCCGTGAAGACGTCCAACGAGGACCTGGCTCAGACCTGGAAGAAGTCGGAGCAGTGGGCGACGATCGAGCAGCTCTGCA GTACCGTGGGGGGGCAGCCCTCCAGCTCCCTGGGTTACGGGgccatggggggggggggcccgtcggcccccgcctcctcctcggCCATGTGGTCCTGCCTCCACTGCACCTTCATGAACCAGCCGGGCACCGAGCACTGCGAGATGTGCAGCCTGCCGCGCAGTTAG